A genomic window from Xyrauchen texanus isolate HMW12.3.18 chromosome 15, RBS_HiC_50CHRs, whole genome shotgun sequence includes:
- the LOC127655613 gene encoding uncharacterized protein LOC127655613 produces MLPGRQPGHKDWHVKLLPTHVSKASVWRLYVKSAKELGERAVCKTSFKALWNRLLPHIKSCRPRTDLCWQCQSNNEQLIRSANLPDDRKSEAVKKQQDHLSLVQKERAVYNDMTAACRKICSGSNLSFGPSLPASKKIRMHYSFDFAQQLHFPSNPLQPGPMYFLTPRKCGLFGVSCEGLQKQVNYLIDEGMSSTKGSNEVISYMHHFFGNFGVGETEVDLHCDNCSGQNKNNFMLWYLAWRVGHKLHDKIEIHFLIAGHTKFSPDCGFGLIKQAYMKTRVNTLADIAEVVENSSPVSHLNIPQLVGTAEGKVLVQTFDWQQHLTRHFRRLPQIKSYQHFSFEAKRPGVVLAKSHRDAQPVEYQLLRDGADLPLSTVFLSWPHLD; encoded by the exons ATGCTGCCTGGCCGACAGCCTGGGCATAAGGATTGGCATGTGAAGTTGCTGCCAACTCATGTGTCCAAGGCCTCAGTGTGGCGTCTCTACGTGAAGTCTGCTAAGGAGCTTG GTGAGCGTGCAGTTTGTAAAACCAGCTTCAAAGCACTGTGGAACCGACTTCTCCCACACATCAAAAGTTGCCGGCCACGCACAGATCTCTGCTGGCAGTGCCAAAGCAATAACGAGCAGCTGATACGAAGTGCAAACCTCCCAGATGATAGAAAGTCTGAAGCAGTAAAGAAGCAACAAGATCATCTTTCCCTTGTGCAGAAAGAGAGGGCTGTGTACAACGACATGACTGCTGCCTGCAGAAAGATTTGCTCTGGCTCCAACCTGTCTTTTGGACCATCCCTACCAGCAAGCAAGAAGATTAGGATGCATTACAGTTTTGATTTTGCTCAGCAG TTACACTTTCCCTCAAACCCTCTCCAGCCAGGACCAATGTACTTCCTGACCCCACGGAAATGTGGCCTATTTGGTGTTTCATGTGAAGGgctgcagaaacaggtgaatTACCTGATTGATGAAGGCATGTCATCTACTAAGGGAAGCAATGAAGTCATCAGCTACATGCATCATTTCTTCGGCAACTTTGGAGTTGGAGAAACAGAGGTGGATCTTCATTGTGACAACTGCAGTGGGCAGAACAAGAACAACTTCATGCTCTGGTACCTTGCCTGGCGGGTTGGACACAAGCTTCACGATAAAATTGAAATCCACTTCCTTATTGCTGGCCACACCAAGTTTTCCCCTGACTGTGGCTTTGGACTCATCAAGCAAGCCTACATGAAGACAAGAGTCAACACTTTGGCAGACATCGCTGAG GTTGTGGAAAACAGCTCTCCTGTGAGTCACCTCAATATCCCACAGCTTGTTGGAACGGCAGAGGGCAAAGTTTTAGTCCAGACCTTCGACTGGCAGCAGCATCTGACTCGCCACTTCCGTAGACTCCCACAGATCAAGAGTTATCAGCACTTCAG CTTTGAAGCCAAGAGACCAGGTGTGGTGCTTGCAAAAAGTCACCGTGATGCACAACCTGTCGAATATCAGCTACTGCGCGACGGAGCAGATCTGCCCCTGTCGACGGTCTTCCTGTCCTGGCCCCACCTGGACTGA